TACACTAAATAGTTCCCATGGTGTAAATCAGATAGCATAACCCTTATAGAGTATAGAATGTATCAGAATAATGTATCAGATTATATATATGGTAGACCTATGAGGTTATGTGTGTACAACGGATATGTTTGCTTGTGTATCAGTGTGCTTTGTGTGAGTGacagagtgagagagagagagagagggaactAATACCAAGAGAAAAGAAATGTTATCACTTTAAGACTAAATAGACAATACAGTaaacaatgttttatttttattgagaaAAATAGTTTAGAAAGTAGTAAGTATAGTGtatcatatataaaatatttttaccaCATCTCTAGATTGttcaatataatttttctaataTGTGACATAACAAATAGTGATTCAATGTTAGTGAAGTATTGATTTGAAACGTGAAATTTGGTGATAAAATGGGGGCTaatacaaatttttttaaaaaaaagggtAGTTAAAGTCACGTACCGATCTTAGTTAAATAACTACTGAAAAGCAGAAAATATCGGATAATTGTTTCTCCTTAGTGCAGGTCTTGAGAGGAGTTTGTATCTAAAGCCCCGCTAATTAGGACCTTCAGGCTCGCGAGAGAatacttaatctctagacctcAGTGGTTGGCATgtttaacttagatcagttTGTAATATTACGCAACAATCTGCCAATGCAAGTGCAGCACAATTGACATGTTTCAACTCCACTTCATAGACATTTCTGAGGATTTGTGTTCTAAAACGAAACAGCTATTTAGTTTTTcccggttttcaatggttgtctagatAAGATCATTTCACGATATTAATTATGAAATCTGTTATGTTTGTTAGAGAATTAGTTGTTGACAAATTCATCAAACCGAATTTTGTTTACTCGTGAAGTAGACTGTTTGTAGAAATAGTTCGATTCGAATTCAGATCAGATTTTATGTATTACCATTAGTTTGTAACCATGTTTGTTATTATTACGCATATTCAAATAGGAAAGAAAAGTGATAAAGAACGAAACCTTGTAAATAAGTTCAAGTGCCTATAAAATGTTACTTATCCTCTTAAGTAGTTGAAAAGTTCATCTCCAAAATATCTACTTAAATGTACCGATATGAAGAAACGTCAATGTGGAATATCACGTGGTAAACAGATAGACTAGTTTCATAAATCATAAACTTCCTTATTTATCCGAAAAGTTGTCACTGACTACTCATTCAAATATCCAACTTATGATTGATCCTTCAAAGTCGTGTCCATTAAAACAATCCAACTAATCGCATAATTCATTCAAAGAATTCAACACAGTTTTGTAGCTGTATCAAATGAACTAGTGTAACAATTTTACGAATTGTTTATCATACTGATGACATGATAATCTGATCAGGCAAATCAATCACCGGTTTCTACATGATCCGAACTATTCACCTCTTTTAATTCCAAAAATACATTTATGTTTGTTGTCCAATACCAATAAACGTGAATCAGTAGTGCAATTCTATCACAGAAATCCCTAACTTGTTCTCATTTGTAACACGATTGATGGGAGAATGCTACGAATATCTTATCAGTGATACCATCCATCTGTGTCCATTTTAACATGCCATATGTAATCAgatcaaataagtaaacaaCCCTTATGAATTCCAtagtaaatttaataaaaacagaGCATGGAATCATTTGAAAATTAACCTATTTCTTATTACTCTGACATTACTTAGAAGAGTAAGTGATGAGATGATCTTCTGTAATACTAATTTGTCtaaaatataagaaaaatatacaaaataattaagAGGGAACTCTCAGAAAGACAACAGAGTATTAACTACATTTACATTTTTTATTacaagaaaatcaataaaaaaaggaataaaaGGTGATCATATCGATTTCACACAACACctaaatacaaaaagaaaacaaaataataataacaataacgatAATCGAGAAACATTTATGATGTTTCTTTCATCAGAAAATACCGACAGAGTGATTCATTTATCAACAACAAGGTCATTCTCACAGAGTATTCCACTTGTTCTTTTAAACAGAACTTCAGTTCaatataattatttcattgcagtactacaaataatttatgtCATCTGCATCAGTGGCTCTCAACGTACACAATGGAAATAGTAAGATCCTCAaacacaacacggagaacaccaacaccatcacacttgatggagaagctctagAAGTGATGGAAACATTCActtatctgggtagcatcatcaatgaacaggggggatctgatgcagacgtgaatGCAAGGATTGGTAAAACAAGGACGGCATTCCCACAGATGAGGCACacatggaactcgaaacaactgttaaccaaaattaaagtcacaatcttcaacacaaACTACCACAAAAATGATCGAAgtcgtacaagtatttatgaacaattgtctacatatgatactcaatgtccgttgactggataccatcagcaacaacctactttgTTAGAGaagaaaccagcttccagttgaggtggaaatcaggaaaagacgatggaattCCCTAGAACACACATTGAAGTAGTCataaaactgcatcacaaggcaagcgctaacttgaaacCCTGtagggaaacagaaaagtggaaggccgaagaacacactacgtcaagaattagaagcagatatgaaaatgacgaatagcaactggaaataactggaaaggattgattaggacagggttggatggagaatgctgatgttTAGTCTATGTTCCTCCACGAGTTGTGACAGATGTAAGTAAGCATTCAGTGAGCTGTTCATTCTGATTCAACGAAATAGTATCATCCACCTGCTCCATGTAGAAGAGTTGGCCATGATCGACTAACTCCATCTCCGGAATGTCCTGTGACAGCAATGTGAATTCTAAGAGCGAATCTATTGTGAAGTCACATAAAGATGATAGAAATGGGTAGAGGTGACGAAGTTATGAATTCTTGTAATCATTAGCTGTTAGATCTGAAGTGGCCAACAGTGAACAAGTTTTCAGCTATTCATCAAGAACTGATAATTTACAGATGTCtcaaaattttatattttaggactcatgatttaaaaagTGTCATGATCTTCTGTTTCATACACGTAATTACACGAGTCTATAAGCCTGAATAATACAGAATAATACAAGCCACTGGGATAGTTTCTCTATTGTTCTTATTAATAGATCGGCAACGATTTAAATGTTTGTATAAACTATCGAAGATAAGCTTACAGTGTAAATGAATTCTCAAATTCATAGTTAGAGGGCATGAGTAGAAGAAATTCATAACAGAAACTTTAAACTTCTTAGTTCAAATAAGACTTCACTTGAATTTATCGGATAAAGAAGTTAGTTGATAACGATTACTCCACAAAAGTTAAGTAGCAGTTATCCGTATTATATTAAGCAACTAACAACTGATATATCATTGCTAATCATCATGATATGTGTAGGACTTAAATAACTTCAACGTTCACTTTTGCATttctattaaataaatgaatttatttctgTATAATAACAGTCGGTCAGTAAcagcgtagaacttcgtacgtacgtacatcagttcgagtcgccatatcacattagcacagagatgcagttgtcgattcaaatctcgtagtggtagaggtagtaaaagtataagcagtaatcgggaagattagggtttggagatgttattcaaggagtataatgcaATGAGATAtatttgaaaagagaaaaaaagggatacgaagaattcagaagattagaatttgggcgaacacaaagagtggatgcacctgcgccattgcaaacaatttcGATCCATGTCATTTAACGTATCTAAacatcggttactatcatctcgcggatcccaaccaggtagtctacacctaccaacatgactcagtccacttgttatTGAtgtcatggacttgtgccatgttttggtctggcaacccctagctttcttccaacctactcctataccactgaacatcgcacgtcgaggcagtcggtcgttacTATACAAAGTTAATCTCATGTTGAACTGTGACTTTGCTTACTTCCGTTTGGACATTTCAGTAATATTCCAATCATTCTACACATAATGAACAAGCATATTACTTCATGTGCAATGAAAAGCACACATTAGCTTAGATATAATTCTATCTAATTGACAAGGTTTAAATTGAAAATCACATCACAACCTGTTTATGGAACAATTAAAAGTATCCTTAATGAGATTCACCAATCACATGTTTCATGACTATTTAATATGCTTAAAGGTGACtctgaaaacaataaaataatctttaatTGTTCATCACTAGTatagaatatatttatatatataaaggtgAATCGACTAAATTTGATGAAAAGTGAAGCGaacaaacgaacaaacaaacgaacaaagAACCGGTCCAATGTAACTTTCATAATCAGATTTTCTCATAGCATACACGAACAATAATGTTTGTGAACATATTGGAGTTCTCTATTCAATGTAAAATTAAAATTGAGCAATTGAAAATGATGCTAGAATAATCAACACTACCTGGAATGTGAGtacaaatagaaaacaaaaaacaacaacaacaacaacagtggATTTAAATAGGTGGGTAAGATATATGTTATTCCTAAACCAATTCAATAATCATGAATAAGTTTATGTTAATCAACTAACTTACTTGATAAAATTAGCATACTGATGCATGATGTGTATAGTCAGAcattgtttataattatttcaaGACTTAATTGATGAACACATAGCAAACGATATTTTTCAATAACAATGTTTATCTTTAGACTACAGTCGTTAGTCATTTTCACTGACAGACGTTGAAACGAATAAAGCtaaatagttcagatcatgtaGAAACTGATGATTGATTTGCCTGATCAGATTATCATGTCATCGATATGATAAACAATTcgtaaaattcacttggtattgttttacttgaatcttcccattgatgttttaggactgaaattgatcagtctcttattggcatatgtgcatactgtgcgtatgtctcgatattgccttaatttacaagcattataagcaaagatggatagtggctagcagtggaatccagtttgacaggcgtttcgtcccatttgggactcgtcagccggatgtacctacatctcagagttgatgttcactctgggactcgagctcagtaccgttcgcttcaaacggcatcgcgttatccacttagctactgagtcctgatagccacttgcttgtgcaatggggtgaagtaaAATTGTTACACTAATTCATTTAATACAGCTACAAAACTGTGTTGAATTCTCTTAATGAATTATGCGATTGGTTGGATTGTTTTGATGGAAACGAGTGTGAAGGATGAATTAAAGTTGGATATTGGAATGAGTAATCAATGACAAATTTTCTGATGAATGAGGAAGCTTGTCATTTAAGAAACTAGTTTAACTGTATACCGCTTGACATTTTACAGATCGGTCGTCACAGACATTTCGTTAGTAACCGGCATATATCAGAAAGTCAAACGTCGTTAGATATTCTCACTCTTTTGTATTGAGACTGATTAAAACCATAATCTTTCCCAAATCAACTGTGTTTTTGGAAAACTAACAAACATCGTCACCATTAATATCGTCTATTTGTAGTAACATTCATTTCGAAGAGTTGTTTGAGTGCCTTAGACTGTTCTTTGTACATTTATATTCTGACTATTAGTTTCTATTAATTGAAAGTCAGCATTATCATAACACATTTGTGATGTTTTGTCACAGTTCGATTAATGCTTTATTTCTTAAGCAGATTATGAGTGATTTTGATAGTGAGATTACTCGTTGTGATTCACGGTCCGAGTTTAGTGTGGTTTACTTAGACTAGACACATCTCGATTTTCACACTTCGTTGACTGTTTCGCTAGAGTATCTGTGTGATCTCATAACTGAATACTAAAAATCTATCTATAAGCAAATAGTGATGAGTGAAAATTCCACTGTCGTCACATTAAAGTAGATATTGTGTATATGAACGTTTCAACTAAATAAgatgataaattaaattttgtCTAATATGTTAGTCAGTGAAATATTAGTAGAATAATGATGAACAACCTGAACCATTCGGAATTAAAAACACTGGAAATGATTATTCTATTTGTCTCCATGTAAACTTTAGtggatatttaaaacaaaatgttcGTAAAGATATTTCATAGGTGGAAAAATTTTCATCTACTCACAATGGAACATTCTATTGTTATTTTGTTGACTTGTCGTTGATGGATCAGGATATTTTCTACATTGCACTCTCAATCTCGTGTAGAACATATTCATAACTATGTGTTGTTTCGAGATTTCTATTGTCATCACTTCCTATGTTTTTGTAATCTATTAGGCAAACTGACACCATGGAGTATTATTTAAGAGCTTACGAATAGTTTTACACAATCGTTTGAGTATGATTGACTTATCCGATCTAAACTTTGTTTGTCGATTTCATCACCGATGACGCTTTGATAGCAACACCGAAGAAGATTAACTCTTAAGGTGTTGATGTGTCTTCGAAGTAGTGATGTTTTTATCTTGGTACGAGGATGATATGGTCCGAACTCTAGATTAATAAAGCAGTTATCTAATCGACAGTGGTAGAATTAATTTTTAAGCGGAGGAGTCGATATTCCTGACAAACCTAGGTTAATCACATAATTTCAAATGCTCATATTGTGTATTCGTGTCTGTGTGTGTAAGATGAAAGTACATTCTTCGGCGATACTGCTTATCTGCTGTATATAGTTCCAACATAACAGACAAATTCGTTGATTATTTCTGACTTAAATATACTACTATTTTGGTTATTTTGCATGACCATAAGTACTGagtaaattatcatttaaaactaTTTGAAACAAATACAGACATGTTGGTTCTGAAAAGTTCACGTAGTTTAGTTACTTCAGCATCTGAACTATTTAATACTTCTCAACTTTTACCACAAGAAAATACGAGTCATGTATCAGGCAATCTATTCGATGTGTCAGTCGATTTTAGTGTTAAGTGTTTGTTTAAGttccaaattaattttaaagtgGATAACAGTTTATAAAATAGATGAGTTGTAGCCAGTAAGCGAGTTCAGATCCAGGTTTCGTCGAATTTGGAGCTCTTCATTTTATACTGCTTGTCGATTGATTTTAACTACCTAAAATCGAAGCAAAGTTAGTTCTAATGTTGAGCCTCTTAGATTACTGAACACACATTACAAGCAGATTGATAGAGTTTGACTAACATCAGGCATAAGACAGCaagaaaccaattgctttcaaGTGAGGAATTCGTACATACCACTTTACCTTTAGAAAATAAGCACATTTATCATTGTTCAAGGTTACTTTTTGTTAGACGTTTGAAGCTGTTGAACATATGTTTCATCTTAATTGTTATTAGGAGATGACTGTTCAAGATATCTTAGATTAGATACCGCATAAGAATATGCCTTAGCTAAAGAGCTTCAAACCAGGACGAAACGGAAGTCTAGATCTCTTTCCATTATTTTTAACAGTCTTCTATCCACTGTCATCTTGTGATGGAAACTACCACCACATTGGACAATTATAATAAAATTCCTCTCATGTCATGCCATAACTACCTATAACACTGAGGTCTAAACGGAAATATGCAGATCAAACAAGGTTAGTTGAGCGAACAAAAAACTCAAATCATAACAGAATATAAATGGAAAGAAACGTTTGAATGTTAAAATTGAACTTACCAAGAAGGCTAAGACCCCAAACGAAACATACATAATAACGTCAGCCGAAGTAGTAATATACGACCGGATAACCGTTTTACATCCAGTTGAGTCATTTTGGTTGGTAGAACTCGATGTTGTTGGACAAGTTGAATCAGTCAAGGCAAGACTCGAATCAACTTTACAACATGGAATTGGTCGAACCATAGCTAAATAAAAGAAGTTTGGAGGAGTTAGTTGCAAAGTGTACACCCAGAAGAATACAGTTGATATGATGAATAACATATCGGCTTTAATGGATAGTGAATAACGTATCTCCTTAAATGAACTTTATTTTCTTAGTGGCTTCTAACCATGTTTGTTATTGTGCTTGATTCTTTGTATTGATGTGTATCATCGTAGTGAAATGAAAACGAGGTTATTTTGGTCACTGATTCACTTAGATGTGAGTATCTTATTAattaaacttaataataatcACTCGACCACTTGTAACATTATTTCAGGTGAttgaatatacatacatacatgaatTATCTAACTAAGGTCCCAGTAATGTTTATTGATTTCGATATCGAAATTAACGGAACAAACGAAGTACCATGTCTCACATGTCACCAATGTTGAACACTACCTCCGTTATTAAATTCTCCAATTTTCAGGAGGAATAAACAAAAGTATCTAAGGTAGTTGTTTGCAAAGAACTGGTTATAATTCAGCACAAACTAGAGAAATCTTGACAACCAATAACGTTAGAGAAGATGCTCTGTTTCGACTTATGACACATCAAAAGTATATACTCTCGAATCTATATGATATAGAATTTCAGGACACTCAAACATGCTTTCATTTCACTGAAAACCGTATGTAACAATAAGTAACATTCACGCTTGATAGAATACAATCAAATTTCTCTTTTAAAACAACTTTTCACTTGTAATCTGTTTATGAGATTAGAAATTATTGTTACTAACCAATGACACTATCATCAAGTCAGAAAATGTACAATATAATCCGGTTTTGATAAGGACTAAGAGACCTGTTTTACCGAATCGGTATTATGTGATAGTATTAAGGATTTTCGAATCTATATAATTTCTTCTAAATTGTCAATACACTTTAGTGTTCAATAAGAATTGCTAGTCATAAGAAGTCGGTTAAGAATATCTTTGTGTGACACTATCCCTaatcaatcaatgttaaacACAGTTGATTGTGAGCGTGAACCTGACAGGAATTAATTGCAAAATGctttaaactattgaaatgaaattcGTGACTATTTCAGATATAAATCACGAGTTGTTCACCATAATGAATTCCGTTCGAATTCATTTGAAATGTGGAAGTCTACCTGTGTGATTGTTATAACTGGACACAACCGCTTATCAGTTTCCCATTAAAATGTCAATGCTCAATAGTTCAACTTGGAAGTCTTTAATAGCTTtctataatatttaaatataaatcattGTCTTACATGTGTATGATTGCGATGAATATGTATCGGAGGTTGCGAAGTTACTGGATGAGGTAATGTCAGTTACACTAGTGGATCCACAACATTGTAGctttttgaaaaaagaaaaaccaAGTTTGAATAACATTGCGTAAATTGTGAAGTATATTGTAAAGTGAATATTAcacaatataaaaacaaaagcCATTAACACTAGCTATGATATATAGTGAGTGTAGGTAAGTAGTTTACCACAAAGCAACTGTTCATTATTTGTTTAACTTGATTAATCAAGTTACTTAATAATGTTTGAGCTTTATTTGGACACATTCAACAGTTCTGTAGGCTGTTTTATTCGTTTTGAACAAGATTTAAAAGTTAGGTATATATACTAGTGACTAATTTTGAGAAAGATTCCTGAAGTTGTGTTAAGAAGCAATGAATAAAGAAGAGATGTAAGTCAGGTCTAATCTCATGACTGATCAATGAGATTGAATAAGCATCACGTTGTCATTAAATGACAAATGATGGAAGTATAGATATGTTGAATTTAAAAAGATGGTCTAAATATATCGTTTTCGCTACGTGGTCCGAGGTTCGTGTACTCATCTGTACGCACAGTTGAGAAGTCAAAAATTTTGCTGAAATGATTGACCAGTGTACCACCATCTTAAACACTTGTTCATTTGATGTTGTTTCATAACAGGAAATGCTCTATCTCAATGACACAATGGATCTTTTTCTCTGTTTAATAAAACATatgattcatttgaattatCTTTAGGAGGTGTTTTATATTCACAACTTacaagcatcatcaatgaagcAAATAAAACACTATTAGTATTTCCCGAAACAATTGAAACATAACTGGTAGCCCATGAATCGACTGTTGAATCTAGCACCGAGGTGAccttgaaaaagaaaaaaaagcagaTACATAACAAAATACAGATGTGAATTACCATTTTCAGTATGTTGCAAACGAAACCTTGTTAAATTTAGTCATTGGGGAAATGTAACTACTTTAATTATTTCACAGTAGTTCATCGAAATTTTACTAAACTAATATACATTAAGTATTCTTAATCATATCATTCTATGGGAATTAGTTTTTTACTACAACACTAGTTGCAACCTGAGTACCAATGATATTCACGAAATATTTTACTCTCTATCGTTTATGATTAGGACGATAATTCATGGACCATCTATGAGCGACGCGAAATTTGACTTCTGCAAAATTCACGTACTTACTAGGGTCAAAAGAGAGTTGTATATCGGTGTGAGGAACTAGAATTAGGATTATGACTTAGAGATTTGATATTGTATTTAAAGTTAGATTTTTTTATCAAGCATCGACCTCGGCTACAATGCCTAGATGTGGTTTAAtcaaatggatggatgaatttagTGCTGAAATTCAAGAACTATCATCATTAATTTTGTTCTTACAtcattaatttatattctaACAAGAAAATGTCTTCGTGAAAATTCTACGATAAACGTTTTGTTTGCTATATTATCAAAATTTTATGTATGTGTCGGATGAGGACACAGGTTGATCTACTGGTCAATCGcttagttaaatattttgtactaAAAAGTTGCAGTGAGATTATAACTATGGAACTATGATCCAGTGAATGAGGCGATTAGAATCAAGCAACTAAGACTCAGGTACAAAGCCCACTTCACAAGATTAAGTTTAGTCAATCAGACAGTATCTCTAGCATCCACACTCAAAGATTTACTAGAGATCAGGcacacaatcatcatcatcatcatcatcatcatcatcatcatcatcatcatcatcatcatcatcatcatcatcattgcgTTTTCGGAATTGAATGACCAAATATAATGCAGAAGTTGATTTTATATGTGATGTTTTATCATACATGATCTAGTTGTGAAGTAATCGGCATGTTAGACGATTTTCTATTTGAAGTAATTTGATTAGAATTGATAAAATGTAAACGAATTGTAAATAAATCAACTTACCAATGTCGGTTGTACCTTGTATGTAATAATTAATGCAACTACAGCGATAGTAATTGCTATCACAATGGCAAGGTACTTCAAATTTTTTTCatggttgttttgttttaaatgaatgtTGAAACAATGAAAAGCAAAAAACAGTatgaaattaaaaacaataCTATTGAAATAGTTAATCTTCATTACAAATAAACAAGATGACTTGCAGTTATTTCTGTCAAATTCTACGTAAATATAAACTTGTGGAACTTCCTAAACCATATTCATGACGAAATTATGTTATGTTATGAATCAACaatatctctgtgctaatgtggtatggcaacttgatgtgatgtacgtacgtacgaagttctacgttgttgctgactgataCTATATTTGCAAAAAATGCATCATAGATTAATAGTATCTAGCTAGATACTATTATATGACATTTTCAATATTTACTGATCGGTATTACAGATTGagttaattttattattcatttaagcCTGTTTGGATTATCACAGCAAAGTGAACTAATCGAAATTCCAATTAACGAATATGATATTAGATTTTGTGAGTATTgcatcaactgatttacaatTTTTTGCCATTCTGATAGTTAGAATGCTCGCCCTTTGTTTTTTATTCAGAATCTAATGGATGTACTTTGGCTCTGAGATATAATTATGTTCTACGGTTGGATTTGGTTATAGTTTACGCTTCGGAAGACTAATCCAACCAGCCTTGAAGAGGGTGAAAACTAGAATTGTTTGActgagacttgaacccagtactttCACTTCAAATGACAATTGTGTTGTCCGTCGAACCACTGAGACCAGATAATCACCTGATTTTGCAATTCGTGTATACCAATAgtattaagcaaagatggatggtggctagtagtggaatacaGAACGCGCGTTCCGTCCTGTTTAGGACCCGTCAGCTGGGTGcaactgcatcccagagttggtgttcactacgggactcgaacccagtaccgctcatttcaaacgccatctcgttatccacttagctactaagtcctgatagccacctgcttttgcaatggggtgaagtttaaattcacttggtgtttttTTGCTTGTACCTTCCCATTGTTATctacgactgcaattgatcagtctcatgttgacatatgtgcaaacggtgctgggttcgagtcccagagtgaacatcaactacgGGATACAGGCACATCgggctgacgagtcctaaatagggcgaaacgcgcgtcctggattccactgctagccactatccaactttgCTTAAAAGGCTTGTGACTTTGGGCtttatcgaggcaatccgcacaggatgcacatatgccaacatgagactgatcaattgtagtcctaaataacaatgggaagatacaagtaaaacaacaccaataGTATTAAGATTTGAATTATCTCGTTGTTGATACTAAGAAATGGATTGTAGTCAGTCTTTGGTTTCCATATGTGCACATACATGTTGTCACTTGATCAGTCGTTCTATCTTCTGTAATCCTGTGGGCTAATTTAGAGGCGGTTTGAGAAAGAACTACAAATTAAGCCATCTACTAGAACATTTCAAATGTGTATTTATTCAAACTGCTCAATAAAAGTATCACCACCACTTACCAATGCAAGACAAACCTTCGATCTACAACATACACCAAATATACCCAACCAACAGATTGCCATCAGTATCATTCCGATTATGAAGATAACCAAGCCAATTGGTTCTATGTTGacaaaatattagaaaaacaaGGCGACAAGCTAAAGATAGGATCAATAGTGAACAGTCTACTTTTAATTGTTACTACTAGTCATGATGATGAGAACAAATCCCCAAATCAACGGACATCAATAATGCGTTGCTTACGAATGATTGCCGAGTTGCATTACAAATCGATCAAAGTTGGGAATGTTGATCGAGCGATTAAAATCCAAAAATTTAAAGTTTGTACGCTCACTATGAAATCCTAACTTCGTAGATTCGACATATAGGAGAGATGTGAGTGTGCACCGTTGAGACAACAATGGAATGTACGTTGCTCCGTCAGATTTAATGGTTCCAAACTTATTTTAAGTTTATATAAGCCTGTTTAATATAGTATTAAACAAGTGTTTGTTAACTACCAAAAGCTGGATGGTAGATTGACTAAC
This DNA window, taken from Schistosoma haematobium chromosome 7, whole genome shotgun sequence, encodes the following:
- a CDS encoding hypothetical protein (EggNog:ENOG410VDB6~COG:S), whose translation is MAACGCILTIINSIFLAISIAIVIAGGIFAWSSTTVTDILSSTLVSYIKTTFSSKMSVDTTTLVNNIISIVQPIGLVIFIIGMILMAICWLGIFGVCCRSKVCLALYLAIVIAITIAVVALIITYKVQPTLVTSVLDSTVDSWATSYVSIVSGNTNSVLFASLMMLLQCCGSTSVTDITSSSNFATSDTYSSQSYTSMVRPIPCCKVDSSLALTDSTCPTTSSSTNQNDSTGCKTVIRSYITTSADVIMYVSFGVLAFLVVLIILASFSIAQF